agctgggcagctgcaggacagagctctgtgtgcaggCACCAGCCTGCTCCCACACCCCTTACCTTGGTCCATGCGCCCAATGGTGGTGTACTGAGCTGCCAAGTCTGCCCGGGCAGCTGGTGTGTCTGGAACAAAGTGAGGGACCTACATGGAGAAAGGGGAAGTGGTGTGTGGGGCCATGGGAGGGGTGGCATCGGCACACCACGGCTGGTGGCTGTTGTGCAACCCCATGACCCCAACCTGCACATCCTCTGGGTGGTAGAGCTGTGGTTTCCAGTCAGGGATCCAGCCCATGCCACTCTCTCCATTGCCAAATTTCTCACAAAAGGCTCCATACTGGGGCTGGGAATGCCCGCAGCGGTGTGGGTCATGGAAAGCAACATAGAGGAAGAAAGGCCTGGAGAGGGGGGAGGCAGCGGAGCTGGGGATAACCTGTGTGCCCCATTGGCCCCCCCAGTCACAGCCTTCTGTGTCCCCCCTGCAGGGTGCTCAGGGCTCCCAGGcacacagggccccatcccacctcgTGTCCTGGCTCTGCAGGAAGCGCCGGACCAGTGCTTTGATGCGGGTGATGTTCctccccacctgcagcaccGAACTGTTTTCTTCCGTGTAGGCAAAGTCGAAGGGGTACACAGCCTCAGGCCCAACGTGCTTCTTCCCAATGATCCCTATAGAAACACAGATGTGTGCTGTGCCAAGAGGAGAGAGGCAGGGCACTCTCGGCCCCTCCTTCTGCCCCAGGGCTGGTGCAGAGATTCTGCTCCATCACAAATGATGCCCCAGTCCCTGCTGCTGTATACAGAGGCACTTCTATGTGCGGTCAGAAAATGGGACCTGCCTGGGACTGCTCTGCCCCGGCCACAGCGTGCACCAGCACTGGAGCAGCGAGCAAATGGGGGGGAGGTGTGGGTCCGGCATGAGGCTGGgagccagaaagcagcaggagaacaGAAGTGGAAGCAGTATGGAGGCCggggagggagcagagcaggggcatAAACCCGGCACCACGCAGGGCTGCAGTCATTGATTCCCTCCCTGTGCCGGGTCCCCACCTGTGCGGATGTTTGCCTGGCGGAGCAGCCACGGCAGGCTGCGCACGGCGTCGAAGGAGTTGAAGTGGTGCACGCCCTGGTGCAGCCCGTACATCCCATTCTGGTGCTGCAGACGGGGGGAGGCCACGCGGTGGGACGATGCCCAGCGTGCTGACCTccagaacagcacagcatggctgcagTGCCGGGCAGGGGATGCCCACCTGGGGCAGCCCGGTCAGCACGCTGGCCCGGCTCGGCGAGCAGCTGCTGACGGACGTGAAAGCGTTCTGGAAGAGCAGACTGCGCCGTGCCAGCGCGTCCAGGTTGGGCGTCCGGATGGCCGAGTTGTTGTAGGCACCGCTCTCGAAGCCGCCGTCGTCCGCTGCGGGGACAGGAGCGCGGGGTGAGCCCTGCGGCACGGGGTGAGCCCGGCCCGGCCGAACCCTGCGGGCAGCAGAACCGGCGGTGGGCAGGGAGAAGCTCACGGTCATCCCGCAGCACAGCCGCGTTCCCCGGGCGCTcacccagcaggagcagcacgtTGCGGGCGAGGGCTCCGTCGAGCCGGAGCGCGCccagcagcagcggcagcgCCCAAACCCGCATGGCACCGACaccggccccggccccggcaCCGACACCGACACCGGCAGGGCTCGGGGGCCGCAGCTCCTCCTTCTGCTCCAGTCACATGAGCCGGCCGGAACGGATCACATCCGTCCCAGGCGGAGCCGCCCGCCGGATGCAGCGCTGCGGGTGTCTGTGTGCCCGAAGCTGTCGGGAGCGGCGGGAGGAGCGGGGCGGCCCGCGGGCGGAGCGGCCCTCGAGGATGCCGTGAGCCCAAACTGAGCCATGTGGGGCCCGCGGGAGCCCGGGCAGCGCTGGTGGCAGCGGGCGGTGCTGCGGAGGCTGCCCGTGCTCGGCTGGCTGCCGCGCTACTCGCTGTCCTGCCTGCGGCTCGACCTGATCGCCGGCGTTACCGTGGGGCTCACGGTCGTGCCGCAGGCGCTGGCGTACGCCGAGGTGGCCGGGCTGCCCGTGCAGGTGGGTGACACAGCCCCGGGCTGCCTTCGGCCCTGCCCGTGGGGACCCGCGGGTTGGagcaagcagagcagagtgggacgGCTGGGAGGGTCGGGTAGGGCTGGGTGCAAGCACAGGTGGCATAGAATCATACCATCACAGCATGgttggagctggaagggaccctaaaggccatctggtgccacccctgccctgagcagggacacccacagctccatcagtgctcacagcccatccctgcccttggctgtctgcagggatggggcaccaccgcctctctgggcaacctgtgccactgcctcactgcctgTAGTGTTAAAACTTCTTCCTTGTATTCAATCTGAGTGCTCTGTGTCCCCGTGCAGTACGGCCTCTACTCTTCCTTCGTGGGCTGCTTTGTGTACTGCCTCCTGGGCACCGCCAAGGATGTGACGTTGGGCCCCACTGCCATCATGTCCCTGCTTGTCTCGTCCTACGCCTTCCATGACCCTGCCTATGCTGTGCTGCTCGCCTTCCTGTCTGGCTGCATCCAGCTGGCCATGGGGCTCCTGCACCTCGGTGAGatgcctgtgctgtgtgtttgtgttctAGAGATGTGTCCTGCTGTCGCTCCCTCCCCTGTGTTCTCTGAGATGCTGGCGTTGTGCTGCTGTCACTTGTCACAGCTTTGCGTGCACCCCTTTCTCCCCTTCAGTGCCAGCAAAGCAATCTGTGTCACTCATCCCATGCAGGTTTCCTCCTGGACTTTGTTTCCTGCCCAGTCATTAAGGGCTTTACGTCAGCTGCTTCCATCACCATTAGCTTCAACCAGGTCAAGGTAggggctcagctctgccccccTCTCCTGGAGCCGTgctggctgctcagcagtggGCAGCACTCTGGCTCTTCTGGAGCTGCAATGCTTCCTTTGTGGTTAACCAAAATCAGGCTCAGGGCCACAGTGTGAGATTGTGCAAGGAAGCAGGGGATGGGTCTGGCAGGGGCTGCCTGGGATGGAGGCCTCTCAGGGCTTGGGGCTGAAAGAGAACCAGAGCATCCCTGGGGCAGCCCAGGAGGTCTGTCCTCACTGTGTGTTGGAACTCAGGGAAGTTGCCCTGAGCTGTCCCAGCCTGCAGTGCCCTGGGCTGGCCATTGTGTGCTGGGCTTGCATGAGGTTGTCTTTCTGCACAGAAcatcctggggctgcaggggatcCCTCGGCAGTTTTTCCTGCAGGTGTATGAAACGCTGAGGAGGATCGGGGAGACCAGGTCAGCACCGCCCCTGCACCCTTGCTGCTCTCAGGCTTTGCTGCTTCACTACATGCCTCTGGTCACCCCT
The genomic region above belongs to Lagopus muta isolate bLagMut1 chromosome 18, bLagMut1 primary, whole genome shotgun sequence and contains:
- the SGSH gene encoding LOW QUALITY PROTEIN: N-sulphoglucosamine sulphohydrolase (The sequence of the model RefSeq protein was modified relative to this genomic sequence to represent the inferred CDS: deleted 2 bases in 2 codons), giving the protein MAQFGLTASSRAAPPAGRPAPPAAPDSFGTQTPAALHPAGGSAWDGCDPFRPAHVTGAEEELRPPSPAGVGVGAGAGAGVGAMRVWALPLLLGALRLDGALARNVLLLLADDGGFESGAYNNSAIRTPNLDALARRSLLFQNAFTSVSSCSPSRASVLTGLPQHQNGMYGLHQGVHHFNSFDAVRSLPWLLRQANIRTGIIGKKHVGPEAVYPFDFAYTEENSSVLQVGRNITRIKALVRRFLQSQDTRPFFLYVAFHDPHRCGHSQPQYGAFCEKFGNGESGMGWIPDWKPQLYHPEDVQVPHFVPDTPAARADLAAQYTTIGRMDQGIGLVLEELRRAGVLNSTLVIYTSDNGIPFPGGRTNLYWSGTAEPLLLSSPEHPGRWGQVSSAFASLLDLTPTILDWFSIPYPSYSIFGTKRVQLTGKSLLPALQSEQPWATAFSSQSHHEATMYYPMRAIQHRQFRLIHNLNYKMPFPIDQDFYVSPTFQDLLNRTRAGQPTHWNKTLHQYYYRNRWELFDCSQDPTESHNLASDPHYAAVFQMLRAQLLKWQWDTGDPWVCAPDAVLEEKLSPQCQPLHNEL